Proteins from a genomic interval of Paenibacillus sp. FSL H8-0048:
- a CDS encoding helix-turn-helix domain-containing protein: protein MKGNEHHSKFLLTHREREVFELLVQDKTTRDIAGLLFISEKTVRNHISNVMQKLNVKGRSQAVVELIKLGELKI, encoded by the coding sequence TTGAAAGGCAACGAACATCATAGCAAATTTTTGTTGACGCATCGTGAACGCGAAGTATTCGAGCTTCTTGTGCAGGACAAAACTACACGGGATATTGCCGGACTGTTATTCATCAGCGAAAAGACCGTCCGCAACCACATTTCCAACGTAATGCAAAAATTAAACGTAAAAGGCCGTTCGCAAGCGGTTGTCGAGCTGATCAAGCTTGGGGAGCTGAAAATCTAG
- a CDS encoding SagB/ThcOx family dehydrogenase, with product MTRYEQQRQLLKSNFQEFKHIRTDKIKGMAQPPIVKPYNEGAQIIELPEVSRDVVSQNNIMDCISQRRSTRFYSADTLSLEELSYLLWATQGITGMSKNGLTLRTVPCSGATHTFETYLMIMRVEGIPQGIYRYLPVEHKLLFMFELDQLEQKIDAITLEQPFVPNFAKKAAVLFAWSTTPYRSEWKYDISAHKKILIDAGHVCQNLYLASESIGAGACAIGIYDQQLIDEVLELDGEEEFVIYLGAVGKKRE from the coding sequence ATGACAAGATACGAGCAACAGAGACAACTGCTGAAATCGAATTTTCAAGAATTCAAGCATATCCGAACAGATAAGATTAAGGGCATGGCGCAGCCGCCGATTGTGAAGCCCTATAATGAGGGGGCACAGATCATTGAGCTGCCTGAGGTCAGCCGGGACGTTGTGAGTCAGAACAATATTATGGATTGCATCAGCCAAAGAAGGAGTACAAGATTCTATTCGGCCGACACGCTAAGTCTGGAGGAGCTATCCTATTTACTATGGGCCACCCAGGGCATTACGGGGATGAGCAAGAACGGACTGACTCTGCGGACGGTACCGTGCAGCGGGGCGACCCATACGTTTGAGACTTACCTGATGATTATGCGGGTAGAAGGGATACCACAGGGCATCTACCGGTACCTTCCTGTAGAGCACAAGCTGTTATTTATGTTTGAATTAGACCAACTGGAACAGAAGATTGATGCGATTACGCTGGAGCAGCCCTTTGTCCCCAACTTCGCCAAGAAAGCTGCGGTTCTGTTCGCCTGGAGCACCACACCCTACCGGTCTGAATGGAAATATGATATCTCCGCGCACAAAAAAATTCTCATCGATGCCGGGCATGTCTGCCAGAATCTGTACCTGGCCAGTGAATCCATCGGTGCCGGGGCTTGTGCCATCGGAATCTATGATCAACAGCTGATTGATGAGGTGCTCGAACTGGATGGCGAAGAGGAATTTGTGATCTATCTTGGCGCGGTCGGGAAGAAGCGGGAATAA
- a CDS encoding NAD(P)H-dependent oxidoreductase: MTTLVILAHPDIEASRVNRRWRQELLLHPEDVTVHELYKEYPDWSIDVPQEQRLLEAHDLIIFQFPLYWYSYPPLLKKWLDDVFTHGWAYGSSGNKLKDKKLGIAMTIGDKKENYLPAGSVSFTVEEIIAPFQASAIHVGATALPYFAVFGASFQASDDDINQSAVDYWEYILRNR, from the coding sequence ATGACAACCCTGGTAATCCTGGCGCACCCCGATATAGAGGCTTCAAGAGTGAACCGGAGATGGAGACAAGAGCTGCTGCTGCATCCGGAGGACGTTACGGTCCATGAGCTCTACAAGGAGTACCCGGACTGGAGCATCGATGTTCCGCAGGAGCAGCGTTTATTGGAGGCGCACGACCTGATTATTTTTCAATTCCCCTTATACTGGTATAGCTATCCCCCGCTGCTAAAAAAATGGCTGGACGATGTGTTCACTCACGGCTGGGCGTACGGCTCAAGCGGCAACAAGCTGAAGGATAAGAAGCTGGGCATAGCTATGACCATCGGCGATAAAAAAGAAAACTACCTGCCTGCCGGGTCCGTTTCTTTTACAGTAGAGGAGATCATCGCCCCGTTCCAGGCCAGTGCCATCCATGTCGGCGCAACCGCCCTGCCTTACTTCGCCGTGTTCGGCGCTTCCTTCCAGGCGAGTGACGATGATATTAATCAGAGTGCCGTGGATTATTGGGAGTATATCCTTCGGAACCGTTAA
- a CDS encoding winged helix-turn-helix transcriptional regulator, translating into MKQYHLGIEATLEIIGGKWKSLIICILMSGTKRTSELQRSIPGISQKVLIQQLRELERYGIIGRVVYSQMPPKVEYYITEYGITANEIINLMCSWGRTNIAIRQQRGEEVMLLDKDPE; encoded by the coding sequence ATGAAGCAATATCATTTAGGGATTGAGGCGACGCTTGAGATTATCGGCGGGAAGTGGAAGTCGCTGATCATATGTATACTGATGTCGGGGACCAAGAGGACGAGTGAACTGCAGCGCAGTATTCCGGGTATCTCGCAAAAGGTTCTGATTCAGCAGCTCCGCGAGCTGGAACGGTACGGGATCATCGGCAGAGTGGTTTATAGCCAAATGCCGCCCAAAGTGGAATATTACATCACCGAGTATGGGATCACAGCCAATGAGATCATTAACCTGATGTGCTCCTGGGGCAGAACCAATATTGCGATCCGGCAGCAGCGGGGTGAGGAAGTCATGCTGCTTGATAAGGACCCCGAATAG
- a CDS encoding MarR family winged helix-turn-helix transcriptional regulator: METRDAISLISKIREKVNRFILQEMAKQGVDGIATSHGDILYALLSKHRLTMAEISAHIHKDKSTVTALVDKLVRLGLVMKERDQEDTRYVYVTLTRKGKELEPVFESVSSAMLEQFYRDITEEEQITLLAILMKINHNF, encoded by the coding sequence ATGGAAACCAGAGATGCTATTTCACTTATATCCAAGATCCGCGAGAAGGTTAACAGGTTCATCCTACAAGAGATGGCGAAGCAGGGAGTAGACGGCATTGCCACTTCGCACGGGGATATTCTGTATGCGCTGCTGTCTAAGCACAGACTCACCATGGCCGAGATCTCGGCACATATTCATAAGGACAAATCTACAGTTACAGCACTTGTGGATAAGCTGGTCCGGCTGGGACTGGTTATGAAGGAGAGGGATCAGGAGGACACCCGGTACGTATATGTTACTCTAACCAGGAAGGGGAAGGAGCTGGAGCCGGTATTTGAATCGGTCTCTTCTGCCATGCTGGAGCAGTTCTACCGCGATATTACGGAAGAGGAGCAGATAACTCTGCTGGCAATTTTAATGAAAATCAATCATAATTTCTAA
- a CDS encoding alpha/beta hydrolase, whose product MRDYTDELPPHTERYVGEHDLYLEIYKGEEARKGQEQENKVPLLFVHGAYTGSWMWSKYIPHFIREGWTCYVMNLRSHYRSRVLDMTQITFEDYLEDIHEVARVIQAECGVAPVLIGFSMGGILSQKVAERAGLAGLVLIDSSLCREVHEEVPYTDIVSTVPGNVVPAPVRDEETSLDETAEDVAFQRKYLTMESAKAFRTFSYHFGAEGVSVDSRNIACPCLVIHAVNSDEDERRGRANAAYFRAAYAGLWGTTHTGLLVGQRYLEGAQTILRWLAR is encoded by the coding sequence ATGAGAGACTACACTGATGAGTTACCGCCGCATACAGAGAGATATGTCGGTGAGCATGATCTCTATCTGGAGATTTACAAGGGAGAAGAGGCGAGAAAAGGCCAGGAACAGGAGAATAAGGTACCCCTGCTGTTTGTACATGGTGCCTATACCGGAAGCTGGATGTGGAGCAAGTACATTCCCCATTTCATCCGTGAAGGCTGGACGTGTTATGTGATGAATCTGAGAAGTCATTACCGGAGCCGGGTGCTGGATATGACGCAAATTACCTTCGAAGATTATCTGGAGGATATCCATGAAGTGGCGCGGGTGATCCAAGCTGAATGCGGAGTTGCTCCTGTCCTGATCGGGTTCAGCATGGGCGGGATTCTTAGCCAGAAGGTGGCGGAGAGGGCCGGGTTGGCCGGACTTGTGCTGATTGATTCAAGTCTATGCAGAGAGGTACATGAGGAGGTTCCTTATACGGATATTGTCAGCACGGTACCAGGCAACGTAGTGCCCGCTCCGGTCCGCGATGAGGAGACCAGCCTGGATGAGACGGCAGAAGACGTAGCGTTTCAGCGGAAGTATCTGACGATGGAGTCTGCCAAGGCGTTTCGAACCTTCTCTTATCACTTTGGGGCAGAAGGGGTATCCGTAGACAGCAGAAACATTGCATGTCCTTGTCTGGTCATCCATGCGGTTAACAGTGATGAGGATGAGCGCCGGGGCAGAGCCAATGCAGCGTATTTCCGCGCAGCCTACGCAGGTCTTTGGGGCACCACCCATACCGGACTTCTCGTAGGACAGCGCTATCTGGAAGGGGCACAGACGATCCTGCGGTGGTTGGCGAGATAA
- a CDS encoding ABC transporter substrate-binding protein, protein MKLVVLTAAVSVTAAGCGSANQAGNAKNANTGAAAAAPAEAVTISLGLLPSIDAIPFIIAHEQGFDQKHHVNLDIQTFKSAKDRDVAFQAGKVDGLSADLVAISIYNEAGLDVKITSTTTGEFDLLTGNDAVKEVKDLKGKTVILSKNTSTQYTVAMMLKQAGLAEADITVTEVPQIPTRLELLKNNKADAAVLPEPFVTMGRTAGLRVLSSTHSAGINPFVLAFPQSAIDAKGQGIRDMYAAYDEAVDYMKTHDQSEYIDLIIKEVGYPETLKNEIKVPEYLPANQVDVKEVEAAFAWAREKGLLTKTLSAEDVISDVQFKK, encoded by the coding sequence ATGAAGCTAGTCGTACTGACTGCGGCTGTCAGCGTGACAGCTGCCGGATGCGGTAGCGCAAATCAGGCAGGAAATGCCAAGAATGCAAATACAGGAGCTGCTGCAGCTGCACCTGCTGAGGCTGTTACGATATCGCTGGGACTGCTGCCATCCATCGATGCGATTCCTTTTATTATTGCCCATGAGCAGGGATTTGATCAGAAGCATCATGTGAACCTGGATATCCAGACCTTCAAGAGCGCGAAGGATCGTGATGTGGCTTTTCAGGCGGGTAAGGTAGATGGCCTCAGTGCGGATCTGGTGGCGATCTCAATCTATAATGAAGCAGGACTCGATGTCAAAATCACCAGCACCACCACAGGTGAATTCGACCTGCTGACCGGAAATGATGCAGTGAAAGAGGTAAAGGATCTGAAGGGGAAGACCGTCATCCTGTCCAAAAACACTTCAACCCAGTATACCGTCGCCATGATGCTGAAGCAGGCAGGCCTGGCAGAAGCCGATATTACCGTAACGGAAGTGCCGCAGATTCCAACGCGTCTGGAGCTGCTTAAGAATAATAAGGCGGATGCGGCTGTTTTGCCGGAGCCCTTTGTAACCATGGGCCGTACTGCCGGCCTGCGCGTTCTCAGTTCCACCCATAGTGCGGGGATCAATCCGTTTGTGCTGGCTTTTCCGCAGAGTGCCATTGATGCCAAGGGGCAGGGAATCCGCGATATGTACGCCGCTTATGATGAGGCAGTTGATTATATGAAGACGCATGACCAATCGGAATATATCGACCTGATTATTAAGGAAGTAGGCTATCCTGAAACGCTGAAGAATGAAATTAAGGTGCCGGAGTATCTGCCTGCGAACCAGGTGGATGTGAAGGAAGTGGAGGCTGCTTTTGCCTGGGCCCGTGAAAAAGGACTGCTGACCAAAACGCTATCGGCTGAAGATGTGATCTCCGATGTCCAGTTTAAAAAATAG
- a CDS encoding ABC transporter ATP-binding protein: MSSLKNSGLRIHQLHVAYQNGQLALGEMSLTLPEHGIYTVIGPSGSGKSTLLRAIAGLLPGYEGELLFNGRSVHDKETLIGLVPQNYGLLPWKTVRDNIRIAMRIARPDGAGRGRREQDRQIMQWLEAMGIAQLAGRFPLSLSGGQQQRVAIARAFAILPTLLLLDEPFSALDAITREGLQQIFIDSWQAHPATTLFVTHDVEEAILLGQKIIIMLPRQQEPPEILDNAAVFAMKHAEKRESDEYFMQSKRIRKVMMEKW; this comes from the coding sequence ATGTCCAGTTTAAAAAATAGCGGTCTCCGCATTCATCAGCTGCATGTAGCTTATCAGAACGGGCAGCTGGCTCTGGGTGAGATGAGCCTGACCCTGCCGGAGCACGGGATTTATACGGTGATCGGCCCCTCGGGCAGCGGCAAATCTACGCTGCTGCGGGCGATTGCCGGCCTGCTGCCCGGTTATGAGGGGGAGCTGCTGTTCAATGGCAGATCTGTTCATGATAAGGAGACGCTGATCGGGCTCGTGCCGCAGAATTATGGCCTGCTGCCCTGGAAGACGGTCCGGGACAACATCCGGATTGCGATGCGTATCGCCCGTCCGGACGGAGCAGGGCGGGGCAGGCGGGAGCAGGACCGGCAAATTATGCAATGGCTTGAAGCCATGGGGATTGCCCAGCTCGCCGGCCGGTTTCCGCTCTCGCTGAGCGGCGGTCAGCAGCAGCGGGTAGCCATTGCCCGCGCCTTCGCCATTCTGCCGACCCTTCTGCTGCTGGATGAGCCGTTCTCGGCGCTGGATGCCATTACGCGGGAAGGGCTGCAGCAGATTTTTATCGACAGCTGGCAGGCGCATCCGGCGACCACACTGTTCGTCACCCACGATGTGGAGGAGGCGATTCTCCTGGGACAGAAGATTATCATCATGCTGCCCAGACAGCAGGAGCCGCCGGAGATTCTTGATAACGCCGCTGTGTTTGCCATGAAGCATGCCGAGAAGCGGGAGAGCGATGAATACTTCATGCAGTCCAAGAGAATCCGAAAGGTAATGATGGAGAAATGGTGA
- a CDS encoding ABC transporter permease gives MVKRRHLIHLLRLLLVFAGMNVVWYVAYLLMNHAILPSPGAVYNAMFELGAHDVVLNVGYSLMRITEGVLLALLLGLLAGLLMGRSPFWNRILDPVVYLTYPIPKIALLPVVMLFFGLGETSKVLMIMLILLFQVIISVRDGVKAIPESTYDVLTSIGASTMQKFWNVTLPGALSVILSTIRISLGTAISVLFFTEIYGTEHGMGFFIMDAWLRLDYPEMYAGIMLFSLVGFVLFLLVDVLDYRFMKWRR, from the coding sequence ATGGTGAAACGACGGCATTTGATTCACCTGCTGCGCCTGCTGCTCGTTTTTGCCGGAATGAATGTTGTCTGGTATGTGGCTTATCTGCTCATGAATCACGCAATTCTGCCCAGCCCGGGCGCGGTCTATAACGCGATGTTTGAGCTGGGGGCCCATGATGTGGTGCTGAATGTCGGATACAGTCTGATGCGGATCACTGAAGGTGTGCTGCTGGCTCTGCTGCTCGGTCTGCTGGCCGGTCTGCTGATGGGCCGCTCCCCCTTCTGGAACCGAATACTGGACCCGGTCGTCTATCTGACCTATCCGATTCCCAAAATCGCGCTGTTGCCCGTGGTCATGCTCTTCTTCGGTCTCGGAGAAACCTCCAAGGTACTGATGATTATGCTGATTCTGCTGTTCCAGGTCATTATCTCGGTACGTGATGGTGTGAAGGCTATCCCCGAGAGTACTTATGATGTTCTGACGAGTATTGGTGCCAGCACGATGCAGAAATTCTGGAATGTGACCCTTCCCGGCGCTTTGTCTGTGATCCTCAGTACCATTCGCATATCGCTGGGTACAGCGATTTCCGTACTCTTTTTCACCGAAATCTACGGTACGGAGCATGGCATGGGCTTCTTTATCATGGATGCCTGGCTGCGGCTGGACTACCCTGAGATGTATGCCGGAATTATGCTGTTCAGTCTGGTGGGGTTCGTGCTGTTCCTGCTGGTGGATGTGCTGGATTACCGATTCATGAAGTGGCGGAGATAG
- a CDS encoding TerC family protein: MDWGLLLEYGWVLLVLVALEGLLAADNALVLAIMVKHLPDEERKKALFYGLAGAFVFRFGSLFVISYLVDIWQVQAIGALYLLFIAGNHIFRKVLFAKPVTEDAAESGSPEAVNKKKASFWFTVLKVEVADIAFAVDSILAAVALAVALPASGIRNIGGLDGGQFLVIFAGGFIGLVIMRFAASFFVKLLHTRPGLEVAAFFIVGWVGVKLAVITLAHPALGVLSEDFAHSTWWKLTFYVVLIIIAATGWFMSSVKTEENASENPVKEVDKQLGK, translated from the coding sequence ATGGATTGGGGACTACTATTAGAATACGGATGGGTATTGCTCGTTCTCGTAGCACTGGAAGGGCTGCTAGCCGCAGACAACGCACTTGTACTAGCGATTATGGTTAAACATCTTCCTGATGAGGAACGTAAAAAGGCATTGTTCTACGGATTGGCCGGAGCATTTGTGTTCCGGTTCGGATCACTGTTCGTCATCTCCTATCTGGTAGATATCTGGCAGGTACAAGCTATCGGTGCGCTATATCTGTTATTTATCGCGGGGAATCACATCTTCCGAAAAGTGTTATTCGCTAAGCCGGTCACGGAAGACGCCGCTGAAAGCGGAAGCCCTGAGGCTGTAAACAAAAAGAAAGCCAGCTTCTGGTTCACCGTACTTAAGGTCGAAGTAGCAGATATCGCCTTCGCCGTAGACTCCATCCTCGCAGCCGTAGCCCTGGCCGTTGCTCTTCCTGCCAGTGGCATCCGCAACATCGGCGGCCTCGACGGCGGACAGTTCCTTGTAATCTTCGCGGGCGGCTTCATTGGTCTGGTCATTATGCGTTTCGCTGCTTCCTTCTTCGTCAAGCTGCTTCACACCCGTCCGGGTCTCGAGGTTGCTGCCTTCTTCATCGTCGGCTGGGTTGGGGTTAAGCTCGCTGTCATCACGCTGGCCCACCCTGCTCTGGGTGTATTGTCCGAAGACTTCGCACACAGCACCTGGTGGAAACTGACCTTCTATGTAGTTCTGATCATCATTGCGGCTACAGGCTGGTTCATGAGCAGTGTCAAGACCGAAGAGAATGCCTCTGAGAATCCGGTCAAGGAAGTCGACAAGCAGCTCGGTAAATAA
- the nifB gene encoding nitrogenase cofactor biosynthesis protein NifB, translating to MMQPSCLSSEAEEEISRHPCYSEEAHRFYARMHIPVAPACNIQCNYCNRKFDCVNESRPGVVSEVLTPEQAERKVRGVAAQLMQLSVVGVAGPGDPLANPEQTFDTFARVRKHVPDVSLCLSTNGLTLYRYVDEIMELGIRHVTITINAIDPDVGQAIYPWVFDEGVRYEGREAAELLISRQLLGLEMLAKLGILVKVNSIMIPGVNDHHLTAVSARVKELGATLHNVTPLIIAPGSQYEADGRKAPRPKELLNLQEQLGRDGMKVMRHCRQCRADAIGLLGQDRNQDFPLEAMEAEPVINEEARAMFQSELDTKIRERVLAKQARRIQAGGPKTRVAVATRGGDKVNQHFGHATEFLVYDTDGTDVQLLGVRKIQAYCHGKADCNGDKAATLQEIISILSDCRILLCSGIGEAPRASLNKIGVLPLVRKGGIQEAILESVKYSSYFENINISKG from the coding sequence ATGATGCAGCCGTCATGTCTATCAAGTGAAGCGGAGGAGGAGATTAGCCGCCACCCTTGCTACAGCGAGGAGGCTCACCGGTTTTATGCCAGGATGCACATCCCGGTTGCTCCCGCCTGTAACATCCAGTGCAATTACTGTAACCGCAAGTTCGACTGTGTGAATGAGAGCAGGCCGGGCGTGGTCAGTGAGGTGCTTACTCCAGAGCAGGCGGAACGCAAGGTGCGGGGAGTTGCCGCCCAATTGATGCAGCTCTCAGTGGTGGGTGTGGCCGGACCCGGAGATCCGCTGGCGAACCCGGAGCAGACCTTCGATACCTTCGCCCGGGTCAGGAAGCATGTGCCTGATGTCTCCCTCTGTCTCAGCACTAACGGACTCACGCTGTACCGGTATGTGGATGAGATTATGGAGCTGGGCATCCGCCATGTCACGATCACCATCAACGCCATCGACCCTGATGTCGGCCAGGCGATTTATCCCTGGGTGTTCGACGAAGGGGTCCGGTACGAAGGCAGAGAGGCAGCCGAGCTGCTGATCAGCCGTCAATTACTGGGACTGGAAATGCTGGCGAAGCTGGGGATTCTGGTCAAAGTAAATTCCATTATGATTCCGGGAGTTAACGATCATCATCTGACTGCAGTGTCAGCACGGGTAAAAGAGCTCGGGGCCACACTGCACAATGTAACACCTCTTATTATCGCACCGGGCAGCCAGTATGAAGCGGATGGCCGCAAGGCGCCCCGTCCGAAGGAACTGCTTAACCTGCAGGAGCAGCTGGGCCGCGACGGGATGAAGGTTATGCGCCACTGCCGGCAATGCCGGGCCGATGCGATCGGGCTGCTGGGCCAGGATCGCAATCAGGATTTCCCGCTGGAAGCGATGGAGGCCGAGCCGGTCATTAATGAAGAAGCCCGGGCGATGTTCCAGAGTGAGCTGGACACCAAGATCCGCGAGCGTGTCTTAGCCAAACAGGCCAGACGCATTCAGGCCGGAGGGCCGAAGACACGGGTTGCGGTTGCCACCAGAGGCGGCGACAAGGTGAATCAGCATTTCGGTCATGCCACCGAGTTCCTGGTCTACGACACCGACGGAACGGATGTACAGCTCCTGGGTGTCCGCAAGATTCAAGCCTATTGCCATGGCAAGGCCGATTGTAACGGTGACAAAGCAGCTACGCTGCAAGAAATTATATCGATTCTAAGTGACTGCCGCATTCTTCTCTGCTCCGGCATCGGCGAGGCCCCAAGGGCCAGCCTGAACAAAATCGGTGTCCTGCCTCTTGTCCGCAAAGGCGGCATTCAGGAAGCCATTCTCGAAAGCGTGAAGTACAGCTCTTATTTTGAAAATATAAACATTTCGAAGGGATGA
- the nifH gene encoding nitrogenase iron protein, producing the protein MRQIAFYGKGGIGKSTTSQNTLAQLATKFEQRVMIVGCDPKADSTRLILNTKAQNSVLELAAELGSVEDLELEDVLQTGFGDIINVECGGPEPGVGCAGRGIITAINFLEQEGAYQDLDFVSYDVLGDVVCGGFAMPIREGKAQEIYIVCSGEMMAMYAANNIARGILKYATSGGVRLGGLICNSRNTDREDELIMELARRLNTQMIHFVPRDNIVQHAELRRMTVAQYNPEHQQAKEYEILAEKILNNKMLTIPTPISMEELEELLMEFGIIEDEEAAIKKLQASGQ; encoded by the coding sequence ATGAGACAAATAGCGTTCTACGGTAAAGGCGGTATCGGTAAATCGACAACTTCACAAAACACCCTGGCTCAGCTGGCCACCAAATTCGAACAAAGAGTCATGATCGTAGGCTGTGACCCGAAGGCGGATTCCACCCGTCTGATCCTGAATACCAAAGCCCAGAACTCTGTGCTGGAGCTGGCGGCTGAGCTTGGCTCCGTAGAGGACCTTGAGCTTGAGGATGTACTGCAGACAGGCTTCGGCGACATTATCAACGTAGAGTGCGGCGGACCGGAACCGGGGGTAGGCTGCGCAGGACGCGGGATTATTACTGCGATCAACTTCCTGGAGCAGGAGGGGGCGTATCAGGATCTGGATTTCGTCTCCTATGACGTACTGGGTGACGTGGTATGCGGCGGATTCGCCATGCCGATCCGTGAGGGCAAGGCCCAGGAGATCTATATCGTCTGCTCCGGGGAGATGATGGCGATGTATGCAGCCAATAATATCGCCCGCGGTATCCTGAAATATGCGACCAGCGGCGGTGTAAGACTCGGCGGCCTGATCTGTAACAGCCGGAATACTGACCGTGAGGATGAGCTGATTATGGAGCTGGCCCGCCGCCTGAACACACAAATGATTCACTTTGTTCCCCGCGACAACATCGTTCAGCATGCCGAGCTGCGCAGAATGACCGTAGCCCAATATAATCCTGAGCACCAGCAGGCGAAAGAATATGAAATCCTGGCCGAGAAAATCCTCAATAACAAAATGCTGACCATCCCTACCCCGATCTCGATGGAAGAGCTGGAAGAGCTGCTGATGGAATTCGGCATCATTGAAGATGAAGAAGCTGCGATCAAGAAGCTGCAGGCTTCCGGGCAATAA
- the nifD gene encoding nitrogenase molybdenum-iron protein alpha chain, with amino-acid sequence MGLNIEENQKLVEEILEAYPKKARKDREKHFQVADEKAIDCSTCAVKSNIKSRPGVMTPRGCAYAGSKGVVWGPIKDMVHISHGPVGCGQYSWGSRRNFANGTLGIDNFTAMQITSDFQETDIVFGGDKKLAVIMREITEMFPLAKGISVQSECPVGLIGDDIEAVSKKMSKELEMPIVPVRCEGFRGVSQSLGHHIANDAIRDFVMGRAELAETGPYDVNIIGDYNIGGDAWASRILLEEMGLRVIAQWSGDGSLNELEVAHKAKLNLIHCHRSMNYMVDHMEKAYGIPWLEYNFFGPTKTYESLRAIAALFDATIQENCEQMIARYKPVMDAVIRKYRPRLENKTVMLMIGGLRSRHTIGAYEDLGMDIVASGYEFAHKDDYEKMLPMLAEGTIVMDDPTAYELEEITKKMNIDLVGSGVKEKYVYHKMGVPFRQMHSWDYSGPYHGFDGFKVFAKDMDMTVNSPVWDLVSRKGTMEPKEAGV; translated from the coding sequence ATGGGACTGAATATTGAAGAGAATCAGAAGCTGGTTGAGGAGATTCTGGAAGCCTATCCCAAAAAGGCGCGGAAGGACCGCGAGAAGCATTTTCAGGTGGCGGATGAAAAGGCCATTGATTGCAGCACCTGTGCGGTGAAGTCCAATATCAAATCCCGTCCGGGTGTGATGACCCCGCGCGGCTGCGCCTATGCCGGCTCCAAAGGGGTGGTCTGGGGTCCGATCAAGGATATGGTCCATATCAGTCACGGGCCGGTGGGCTGCGGACAGTATAGCTGGGGCTCACGCCGTAACTTTGCGAACGGGACGCTTGGCATCGATAACTTTACAGCGATGCAGATTACCAGTGATTTTCAGGAGACGGATATCGTGTTCGGCGGGGATAAGAAGCTGGCTGTCATTATGCGTGAGATTACCGAGATGTTCCCGCTGGCTAAGGGGATCTCTGTCCAGTCGGAATGTCCGGTCGGTCTGATCGGCGATGATATCGAAGCGGTGTCGAAGAAGATGTCCAAGGAACTGGAAATGCCGATTGTTCCGGTACGCTGCGAAGGCTTCCGCGGGGTCAGCCAATCGCTGGGCCATCATATTGCGAACGATGCGATCCGTGACTTCGTGATGGGCCGTGCCGAGCTGGCGGAGACCGGTCCCTACGATGTGAATATCATCGGCGACTATAACATTGGCGGCGACGCCTGGGCCTCCCGTATCCTGCTGGAGGAGATGGGCCTGCGCGTTATTGCCCAGTGGTCCGGTGACGGCTCTCTGAACGAGCTGGAGGTAGCCCACAAGGCGAAGCTGAACCTGATCCACTGCCACCGCTCCATGAACTATATGGTGGACCATATGGAGAAGGCCTACGGCATCCCCTGGCTGGAATACAATTTCTTCGGGCCTACGAAGACGTATGAGAGCCTGCGGGCGATTGCAGCGCTTTTCGATGCTACGATTCAGGAGAACTGTGAGCAGATGATCGCCAGATACAAGCCGGTTATGGATGCAGTAATCCGCAAATACAGACCGCGCCTGGAAAATAAAACCGTCATGCTGATGATCGGGGGCCTGCGTTCCCGCCATACCATCGGAGCTTATGAAGATCTGGGGATGGATATCGTAGCCTCCGGTTATGAATTCGCCCACAAGGATGACTATGAGAAGATGCTCCCGATGCTTGCCGAGGGAACCATTGTCATGGATGATCCCACAGCTTACGAGCTGGAAGAAATTACGAAGAAGATGAACATTGATCTGGTAGGCTCAGGCGTGAAGGAGAAATATGTCTATCACAAGATGGGTGTGCCGTTCCGTCAGATGCATTCCTGGGATTATAGCGGCCCGTATCACGGCTTCGACGGTTTTAAGGTGTTTGCGAAGGATATGGATATGACTGTGAACAGCCCGGTATGGGATCTGGTGAGCAGAAAAGGAACAATGGAGCCGAAGGAGGCGGGCGTATGA